The genomic interval CCACGCCGCCGCGCACAGCGCTCCCGcacccgccgcgcccgccggcCCCGCCGCGCCTGCGCCCTCCGACCACTGCCACACGCTGCCGTTACCCACGTTGCATTCTACAACCAAacaaccggttaagtgcgagtcggattcgcaaaCGAAacgttccgtaccatcgcaaaAGATACTAGCACTTTTATGTAGAAGTTAATGACGAACgcaccacaatttttttttgtgacgtaacctcaaattcaaggtttcagatttttcctttacttgtgctatatgccaaatttcatgattctaggtcaacggggaccctaaaggtttttttgacagacacgacggacagactgCCGACAGATACGTACttagacaagaaagtgatcctatataaggtttccttttgaggtacggaaccctaaaaatactaatGTTGCATTGTAGTTGGGATCGAGTCCATAAGACAAATATCAATTGGATATTCCTGAGATCCCTACACTTCAGCTGAAAACAGAATATAAGATAGCAGTCGACGTATTTTCTAATACGAAAACCGCTCCTGGCACATAAAACCTAAGCGAAATCTAGTGAATTCGTTGTAAGTTAGATCGTTATAAGTTACTAAGTTGCATCGTGCGCCGTGCAACTTTATATCCTTCATAAAATGTTGTGTTCGAAAAGTTATGTGGAGATAAGCTCATATACCTTAGCAGGTATAGTGTTACATCATTTGCGATCGGgtataattttgtaattataTTTGTATGGGATACGCACCAAAAAACTATGCACTTACTGGTATTTAAATTTAGCAGGAGTTGACAGTTAACAGATGCCATTTCAGTTTTTCCGTAGAGACCCCATAGCGCGGCCGTGTTCGCCAAGCCCGCCATTGTCAAATCAGTCATAGAGTGAAGGTAATTAATTGAATCTCCTTTGGTAATAATCtacaaaaataatgtttcaatTATATCTAAGTTCTTGTACAAAAACGCCACCATGTCAGTCGTATAGCTTACAGGACTAGACTACGCGGCTAAGCGATACCTGGAAGACTTCAGCGGGACGCGCGGCGTTGACGGCCGCGTGCTGTGCCATGAGCTGCACGGCGGAGGCGGCGGCGCGAGGCGGGCGCGGCACGCGGGCCAgcagcgcggcgcggcgcgcgcgtcCTCCCGCCAGCGCGCCCCACGCCGCCGCGTGCGCCAGGCACGCGCTGTCCGCCGCTTCTTGCGCCGTGGCGAGCGCCTCCCGCACGCCCTCCATCGCCACCGATCTGCCGACATCCACTGTTCTAACTTCCAATTTTCTACCTACTAATTCCCTTACAGCCTTGATCATTCCTTGGTACCTTTATGATGTAACTTGACGCTTTATGACGTTATGACCAATCATGACGGATATGACAGAAAAAAAGGGGGATAAATAGATCCGAGTTTGGTATCCAATGAAAggttagtattaaaaataaatctgctATCTATGGGGGTAAACTTTTGCGGCTCATTGCTTCCCTTAAAATTAGCAAACCACCCCttcaattttgatgaataagaGTTAGCTTTATCTCGATAAGTTAGATGACATAATGACAAATCCAGCGGCTCggttgcggtagaatgacagctacaatgtcacgactGCAATTATCTCTGATTGGTGGATgctcgcttactattggctacaatgtatttgttgcaacaagaataccataaattcagccaatcacaacgattgcgattgtaataatgattgatgcagttttcctGCAATCGAGCAGCTGTATGGTGGATATGACagtcaaaaatatatatagtatatacctaAGAAAAAACTTGTGAAAATGGATAAGTATCATTGTGtggatttcaaaaatatatcGTTTATGTAAAATACATGTCCATTTTtgatagaatttaaaaattaagtgtcCCAATTGGAAACCCTTATTCAAAAAACATATTAAGATGTTATACTTACTTATGACCAAAATGAGTATGCATCGCAGCTCGATTTAGTGCAGCATAgcgaaaatttttatttctatcattAGATGCACTTCCATTGCCACACATGTTAAAGACAGCCCGGTCGAAACAATTGTAGAGAGAATCCTGGGCGCCACTGAACTCTTTCATCCTTATGCAATTCAAAAAACTAAGGAAGTGCTGAAAGAAATTTTGTAgtgaaaaatatcaattttattgaaataacgTAGGTACTGCTCGAATCGCAAGCGctgcttcatcatcatcgcgttccttcttcgaaacgaagtttggcgatcatcatccgaaaagcttctctatttcaagccgcctctttcaacttcaggtaactaagccctgtccacccccttatatcatCCAACAATTTGCGAGTTTgacgaccttgagctcttttgcctgcaattctcatttccaacactaatcttaggaatgagaattgtcctcctctctgtgAATATCCAAAGAAtgcgagcttccttcgcatgatggtggGCATGCAAAGGAAGCGCTGCCTACAAAGTGAAAAGTTTAGAGCAAATAAACTCTCGCGCTTAATAATGCGGCATAAACAACTCTGCACGCCGGCGCGAAGTTATCGCGAGGTATTAGAGGTCGCTTTCGAGTTTTGTTATCTAcactctaataaataaaattgaatgactgtctgtttgaacgggctaatcttcggaatggacaaacctattttgacggggctttcatagacaagtagaagattaaTCAAGGAgtaccataggctacttttttaaccgactttaaaaatggaggagttgtgtttttctacctatgttcagaaatctcggagatattctgatatctgaaccgatttgcgtaattttttttttaatcgatagaggaactttgcgacattgttccataaaatgtttggattctaactcctcaatcctgatgctgcaggggatctgaccgatccccgcgggtgaagctgcgggcatcatctagttcacAATAATAGTAATCTGCCATTATTGATTTTAACATTTATCTTTTCCAACACCAAGACAATTTCGTTTTGATGCGGGCCAACCATTAAAATTTCACGTTGCATATGTAAAATGAGCTATAAAAAGACGATTGCTTTGAGGTTTCAAAATCATTCTAAATACTCACAATATCTGGATATTCGGGTATATCATTTATAATTTGCATAATCGTTTTTTGCAGCTGTTTAGCTGGCATTGCCTTCTTTTCATTGATTTGCAATAAATTAGCTTGCTGAGCTGTGAACAATTCTGCTTGCTTCCTGGACCACTGACATTCTTCGAAACTGCTAAAAGGAGAATGGTAAAAATTGACCCAGTGTCtatcaaaatccatactaaaattatatgcgaaagtgtatgtgcctgtctgtctgctagcttttccttTGCTTCTGCATTCGAGATTGTTTTTAATAATGGATAGGTTATGTTATCAACAATGCCAAGTGCTACATACTTATCTCTATCaaagatattaatttttatgaatagCTCTTGCTGCTTAGATTCCTCAGGTAATACAGGAGATGTGGATGATCCACCTGCTTGTGCCTCTACATTGTTCAATTTCTGTAAATAAAACAGCTTGTATATAGAATTAAAGTTAATATCTTGCAACTCAATATAGTAAAGAACTAGAGTGTGCACAGTATGAATTTTGTGCTAAGTATTATTTCTAGTTAAGTTAGAGTAAGTAGTTTTTCTAGTTAGACTCCTAGTCTCataaagaaaaagtttaatagATGGTATTATGAAATAACTTAGAAATGTTTCCGAGCCATTCACTAAATCAAAGTCAATAAGATAcataatatgctacttttttttttttttttctttaaatctggctttactctgattagccaatgtcaagtttgtgatattttcaagttattgaatttatacaagtatggactccgtctgcgccggcgcccgccgacatacgcgcggcgcccctttagcgcgcttcccagtcagttccaccaccaaataacactaactaacacaaaaaccagccactcttaacaaaaaaaaaaacactccaaacaagcacagcacgcgcgccagcaaacgccatcgcagacgaagtcccataTGCTACTAAATAACTAGAGCTTAATTTTCTtctttaatgtaaataaattaaaaacaagatatttaaataaattattataaaatagtcTAGGTCCTAGGAAGTCTACTAATAGTTAGAGCTATATTTACCTCTTTGCTTAAGGATCTCATCATCAATCCGGGTCTTCCTTTTTGGTAGTATATGCAAAAAGCTTTGTATAGTGAGGCAACTTGAACAAAAGTTAGTTTATCCAAATACAACATTATTCttcgtaaataaaaacctggaagaatttaagcaaataaatattatttagagaAAAACTATGAATGCAGGATCTTATTACACTGCATAAACTCATCTGATAAAAAAATGTGACTATTCTAATGCTCCTGATTAGCTGACACTTCTACTATAAACAGTTTGGGCAAGAGGACCAATTAagtcaataatattaattgatatAATGAAATGTAAGTATCCCAATACAACTGTATACACTtaagatttcattttatttcaagcCATTGGCTGATATGAACAAATAATTCAtactatcaatattataaaataaacgaAATAATTAATTCACATTATAAATGTGAGTGTTTCTGCTAGCTTTACATGGCCTATCTGTTTACCaactttgatgaaatttggaacagcGATAGCTTTCATcctagggaaggacataggttactttttatcccagaattcAAAGAGATCTCACACTgaagaagtcgcgagcatcatctgtTTAGTTCAGAATTTAAATTGCGAAAcaaattaagaatttattttttatcccagaaaatcaaagaattccctacaggatttcaaaaatccgAAATTTAAACAGACAGTCACAAGCATCATCTAGGTAActacaaaaatattgaaaatgtaataaaatgtaatacatgttattaaaaataaaaatcttaatgAAAACATAACATCAAAGTATACTATGGATGGAAACATctgaaataaagtttatttatttactattattattatgtattacctAAAACACTGCACCTGGTTATGACACAAGGATTTGTCTCACTTTGTTCTATCATCAACTTGTCAATGGTGGAATTAACACAATCAGTAAGAGCATTCACTCCATTGACATAAATGTTTTGCAGGCGGACACAAAAATTCTGCAGATGCAcacttaataaattataacgTCCATCCGTGAGCAGTGCTTCTAATTCTTTGAATTCCATATCAGGAcactgtaaaataataagtttactgactaataacaataattgttGTAAAGCTTACAAAGTTGCTGAAGATAGCACCTGTCATATATATAGGAGACATCTTCCATCCTTGCATGGGTACAAATTACACACAGTAGAAGTAGATACtacaaaatattgaatattcaaCATTGCAAATTTTTTCCAGAGTAGATATTTTCAAGAATTGATTGTAATGAAACAATATACTGGTCAATTTTCTCCAATTCATTTTATCATTTAAGGCTAGTTTGGAATACTTTAGTGTTTTAATCTAGTAGTGAGTAATTTAGTAGCTAATACTCTCTAGTACTATAATCATTCACACTTTGTTTgagaaatttagtttttttaaagtgttttcCTCGCTGTAGCGAAACACCATTTTACGTGGAGAATTGGCTATTCAACTAAAATGAAAGGTTCAGACTTATTTAGCCAGTGAAGCAGTGAACAGCGGCGCGAGGTGGAGGCGCTAGCCACCCCAATAAATAGATTAAATAATCTACTAACTAAATTTTTGGTGTTCAGACACATTTAGTTAGGTACTAAATTACTTGCTACTCGACTAAAATACTAATGTAATCCGAACTAGGCTTTAGGTACCATACTGATTATATTGTTCCAACCAAGTTAATTAGCCCAagtaatttgtaaaaatttgcAAAATACATTGTCAGTTATAGAAAATCAGTTTACCTAGATTGAAACAGGTAAATCAGTAATccatatattttaaaatgtgaaaaacaatttaaagatTTAACTATACCTGTATTAACTTCAAagctaaaatacaaaaatctttCCTGTATTTAGGTGCCATGGTGCAATCAATCATATCTTTCGCTAAAATTATAGAAGCGCTTAttagaaacaattaattaatgtgAGTAGGAACGTACCTATACTTTGCTAAGAAATgcaatatatattttgttttgagtaGTTTACAccaatttcaagtttcaactatctacaaaaataattattttaaagattaTAAGCGGGTTTTTGCAAATAAGCTTttgattttttgtataattttaaagTTCCTTACCTTCTATTTTCAACAATCCATACTCTCTAATAAAAGCAACCACCGCTATTTTATGGGGCGTAATATTATCAACATTTCccttgatattaattaatttaatgaagtCAATATTTTCGTTACCCAAATCCATGtttctatgtatttaataaacTCAGGCAGCTGTGAaagattattaattattcttgAAAAGTTTTTAATCATTCAGAGTTCATCGCAGTTCGTAATATTAATGATTACAgattaaatgatattattgataaattgataatatttttgatttttaagttttttttttttctctcgtctggctttacaaagattagccaatgtcaagtttgtagttatttgacaagttagctaaactatacaagtatggaccagagacatgctacctaaacaagattgtgcactgagacaccaaaaacgagcctattgagatagcgctaaattggagtgtgtccctttctattagggtgacaacacgatttgataatgtaagacatttgacggattatatgagaataggagaggatgaatcatcatgataacccatcgccgctcactactgaaaacgggtctcttctcagaatgataaaggtttaggccatagtctgccgcgctgtagttataaaagtagagaaattcaatttttttttgttctgcgaaaaagtaccagtcatgttaagtatgggtacctataatataggtaagtaaaattattttgtataatctggtgcatgtgtttaggtcctaaacagttttaggaagttcgtaagcaaggcatacttttgggaaaattgatggtacagcgtttctttttaaaaaaaattcagtgcacacgaagccgtagcaaaatcttccgctttaaaattcattccgcaaactgccgaatatttggtgatatttcctggaacgacagcgatccatttttgccttaagtcttcatttttgagaaatctatcgataaacagaaaaaaacacttccattaaacaatcaaattatggttaccttactacttctgtatagtaggtatagtacaaaatgttcgccatattgttttgcttgacacccagtgttgtcatcctattaatttaaaaaaatatttataatactttttaaactaaatgatattttaatgacattataaaataaagataacagtatgaaaattactgcaaaaacaaaagaaagtaatcttgttgtttgaaattaaataaacaatgaataagaactttgtgagctacatcataattcgtaccatagaaaatattttttttatgcttgcaatccattagacagtgacacactccaatttatagacctctcgctcggctcgtttttccgcttagcataattgtattagaaattgaaCTTTATGCCAAtgcaacagaatttatttttgcagggaattaaagctgaagtgcacaatcatgttaAGGTAGCACGTCTCTGGTATGGACCGTCACAAGCCGTCTGtgtcggcgctcgccgacatacgcacggcaccccatTTCTTTcgagtcagttttaacaaaaaaacactccaaaaaggcagagcacgcccgccagctaacaccaacacagacgaagtcctgtagttatttacaagttaggaaaactcatggaaaactatataagtatggacttcgtctgtaccggcgctcgctgacatacgCGTGGTGCCCCTTaatagagcgcttcccagtcagttccagtaTGGTTTACAGCAtcaaaaacaccagtgaaacacaaaaaccggccacttttaacaaaaaaaaaaaaaacactccaaacgctaacacagacgaagtccaatttTGAAGTTTGGTTTCGGTGGTGGTTTACATGGCGGCAACCACAGACTAAGTAATAAATCTATGATCGAAGGCGGCAACAGACGTTTTGATTTCAGGGGATTCCAAGCAAGAGCAATGTTGCCATTACAAAATATGCTAAGGTGACTGAGATTTGTTTTACGCAGTAtgttatgaaataattttttttaatacggtGACGTGTGACACGGTAATGTCATATTAAAAACCatttaggacttcgtctgtgatggcgtttgctggcgcgtgtgctgtgcttgtttggagtagTTTGGTGgagtggaactgactgggaagcgctctgaaggggcgccgcgcgtgtgtaggtgggcgccggcgcagacggagtccatacttgtatagattcaataacttgaaaataattacaaacttgacattagctaatcagagtaaagccagatttaaagaaaaaaaaaaccatttattattagctctagtatcgactattctcacaaattagtcgatactagagctaatatCTTAAATtagaccttttcaagtaaagatttttatataaacctgtgagaatgatactcccagtgtcgcaattaaaataccataagcctacgttgtcgtattagtttacaaattgcgaaaaaccaaattaaatttgaatttcgcgggtaggcccgtctcatgcccctcaCTAGAGATAGTTGTCGGCGTTGGCTCAGAATATAATAGTCAAACAATaaatttgtaggtaggtaaatagttGGCATTGGACCTATGGACCCATTATTTGCCTATAATAGTGCCAGATTGTTGCCAGatcagccgggcgattcagaacactcgattcggtcagttatcgttcgataagatgtttatttcaattttcaatttttctgaatcgcccggctgcaAACGTGGTGAAATAAGACATAATAGACAGAGAATTAATAAGAGAAGACATATCTAAAATCATAGATACATACCAGGATAAAGCATGGAATTAGGAAGTATTTAGGTACTATTTCGAGaattattttttagaatttttttgtacctacctagttacatccctgcagggcgattcagaacagatgtattttcaattgaaaacaCCTTTAGCTTATCGttcgataacttaccgaatcgagtggcgattcagaacactgcctgtccgtctgtcaatcGTGTCTTCCAaaaaaaccaatagggtacatcccgttgaactagaaaaaatattcgagtacggaaccctcggtgcgcgagtctgacttggaTATAGTGGGTTTTTTCATAAGGACAAAAAAATtcgcatatattttttttaaactactttttatagTCATCTTTGATCAAAGTAGGTTACCTTGCAGTACAGTACTATGTATCGAATTTATCTATTTGATACGGTTCTTATCAATTCACGATTCATGAGATAGCTCAAGCTCATAGTAGATAAGTATCTAACTAGGTTCACTTAGAAGTATTGTAAACAATTCACTTTAATGAAACAGTATCAATAGAACCTTTTCAGTAGGTAGTATTATTGAGGTTTTCACATTTTCTAACTGCTGAACTGTTAAGAATGAGTGAGACTTTATCTGATGCTGGTATCTACAACAGAACTCCAGCTACATCTGGGTAGGTAGaataatttcaactttttatgcATGGAAGTGTCAGATTTTTTGTTTTCAGGTTTTTTAAACACCTGCTTACCTTTATTTTCTCTTtgctttttaggattccgtacctcaaaaaaaaaacggaatccttataggatcactttgttgtctgtctgtctgtccgtctgtcgtgtctgtcaagaaaatctatggggtacttcccgttgacctagaat from Maniola jurtina chromosome 1, ilManJurt1.1, whole genome shotgun sequence carries:
- the LOC123878017 gene encoding anaphase-promoting complex subunit 5 isoform X2, with protein sequence MDLGNENIDFIKLINIKGNVDNITPHKIAVVAFIREYGLLKIEAKDMIDCTMAPKYRKDFCILALKLIQCPDMEFKELEALLTDGRYNLLSVHLQNFCVRLQNIYVNGVNALTDCVNSTIDKLMIEQSETNPCVITRCSVLGFYLRRIMLYLDKLTFVQVASLYKAFCIYYQKGRPGLMMRSLSKEKLNNVEAQAGGSSTSPVLPEESKQQELFIKINIFDRDNFEECQWSRKQAELFTAQQANLLQINEKKAMPAKQLQKTIMQIINDIPEYPDIHFLSFLNCIRMKEFSGAQDSLYNCFDRAVFNMCGNGSASNDRNKNFRYAALNRAAMHTHFGHKSVAMEGVREALATAQEAADSACLAHAAAWGALAGGRARRAALLARVPRPPRAAASAVQLMAQHAAVNAARPAEVFQIITKGDSINYLHSMTDLTMAGLANTAALWGLYGKTEMASVNCQLLLNLNTKCNVGNGSVWQWSEGAGAAGPAGAAGAGALCAAAWRGRAALAGALAALFVAPQVRAASAKHHASNALRAAKWEEADQYIRQLSSYDRWESQLLRAEMYFLKGDATDALETLHDILDYCKTEDDSLHYMPLRLKAMIMMSEVQHTFSSIRSTNIMLLNEALSLARKYHLHYLAATAEMHIANVQLHMGCTKNALALVRKVLPLIMEHGSAYDLARGTLLYTKCRIATAPPAGEARSQVLQSCCEALDTVKENFSKVKAQARLLHTWYLQAQLYNDIGNTVARNHCAWMYRQLETQKPVEPLNMLHIMY
- the LOC123878017 gene encoding anaphase-promoting complex subunit 5 isoform X1 — protein: MDLGNENIDFIKLINIKGNVDNITPHKIAVVAFIREYGLLKIEAKDMIDCTMAPKYRKDFCILALKLIQCPDMEFKELEALLTDGRYNLLSVHLQNFCVRLQNIYVNGVNALTDCVNSTIDKLMIEQSETNPCVITRCSVLGFYLRRIMLYLDKLTFVQVASLYKAFCIYYQKGRPGLMMRSLSKEKLNNVEAQAGGSSTSPVLPEESKQQELFIKINIFDRDNSFEECQWSRKQAELFTAQQANLLQINEKKAMPAKQLQKTIMQIINDIPEYPDIHFLSFLNCIRMKEFSGAQDSLYNCFDRAVFNMCGNGSASNDRNKNFRYAALNRAAMHTHFGHKSVAMEGVREALATAQEAADSACLAHAAAWGALAGGRARRAALLARVPRPPRAAASAVQLMAQHAAVNAARPAEVFQIITKGDSINYLHSMTDLTMAGLANTAALWGLYGKTEMASVNCQLLLNLNTKCNVGNGSVWQWSEGAGAAGPAGAAGAGALCAAAWRGRAALAGALAALFVAPQVRAASAKHHASNALRAAKWEEADQYIRQLSSYDRWESQLLRAEMYFLKGDATDALETLHDILDYCKTEDDSLHYMPLRLKAMIMMSEVQHTFSSIRSTNIMLLNEALSLARKYHLHYLAATAEMHIANVQLHMGCTKNALALVRKVLPLIMEHGSAYDLARGTLLYTKCRIATAPPAGEARSQVLQSCCEALDTVKENFSKVKAQARLLHTWYLQAQLYNDIGNTVARNHCAWMYRQLETQKPVEPLNMLHIMY
- the LOC123878017 gene encoding anaphase-promoting complex subunit 5 isoform X3, with translation MLYLDKLTFVQVASLYKAFCIYYQKGRPGLMMRSLSKEKLNNVEAQAGGSSTSPVLPEESKQQELFIKINIFDRDNSFEECQWSRKQAELFTAQQANLLQINEKKAMPAKQLQKTIMQIINDIPEYPDIHFLSFLNCIRMKEFSGAQDSLYNCFDRAVFNMCGNGSASNDRNKNFRYAALNRAAMHTHFGHKSVAMEGVREALATAQEAADSACLAHAAAWGALAGGRARRAALLARVPRPPRAAASAVQLMAQHAAVNAARPAEVFQIITKGDSINYLHSMTDLTMAGLANTAALWGLYGKTEMASVNCQLLLNLNTKCNVGNGSVWQWSEGAGAAGPAGAAGAGALCAAAWRGRAALAGALAALFVAPQVRAASAKHHASNALRAAKWEEADQYIRQLSSYDRWESQLLRAEMYFLKGDATDALETLHDILDYCKTEDDSLHYMPLRLKAMIMMSEVQHTFSSIRSTNIMLLNEALSLARKYHLHYLAATAEMHIANVQLHMGCTKNALALVRKVLPLIMEHGSAYDLARGTLLYTKCRIATAPPAGEARSQVLQSCCEALDTVKENFSKVKAQARLLHTWYLQAQLYNDIGNTVARNHCAWMYRQLETQKPVEPLNMLHIMY